From one Microlunatus sp. Gsoil 973 genomic stretch:
- the murQ gene encoding N-acetylmuramic acid 6-phosphate etherase, translated as MVTELIGTERQNPTSGALDEMSVDGIVATMNNADFTVPEAIRDSLPQIAAAISAAEPLFSAGGRLIYVGAGTSGRLGVLDASECPPTFHTDPGRVVGLIAGGPIALVTAVEGAEDDSAGGAKDLDGIAVGAGDIVVGLAASGRTPYVIGALDRAREVGAVTIALSCNIGAEASDHATYPIEIETGPEVLTGSTRLKAGSAQKQVVNMISTALMVRSGRTYGNLMVDVQATNDKLRTRAARLVSLIGEVDEQTAVAALQACSYEVKTAVVMVRSGATVEEARERVAAAGGRLAGAIGVPSSRHPALAV; from the coding sequence GTGGTAACCGAGTTGATCGGGACCGAGCGGCAGAACCCGACCTCGGGGGCCCTGGACGAGATGTCCGTCGACGGCATCGTGGCGACGATGAACAACGCCGACTTCACCGTCCCGGAGGCGATCCGCGATTCCCTGCCACAGATCGCCGCGGCGATCTCGGCCGCCGAACCGCTGTTCAGCGCCGGCGGCCGGTTGATCTACGTCGGTGCCGGTACGTCGGGGCGGCTCGGAGTGCTCGACGCCTCCGAGTGCCCACCGACCTTTCACACCGATCCCGGACGGGTGGTCGGGTTGATCGCCGGGGGTCCGATAGCCCTGGTGACCGCGGTCGAGGGCGCCGAGGACGACAGTGCCGGGGGTGCCAAGGATCTCGACGGTATTGCCGTGGGAGCAGGCGACATCGTCGTCGGCCTGGCCGCCAGCGGGCGCACGCCGTACGTCATCGGGGCACTGGATCGTGCTCGCGAAGTCGGAGCGGTGACCATCGCGCTGTCCTGCAACATCGGAGCCGAGGCATCGGACCACGCCACCTATCCGATCGAGATCGAGACCGGCCCCGAGGTGCTCACCGGTTCCACCCGGCTGAAGGCGGGCAGCGCCCAGAAGCAGGTGGTGAACATGATCTCGACCGCGCTGATGGTGCGGTCCGGCCGGACCTACGGCAATCTCATGGTCGACGTCCAGGCCACCAACGACAAGCTGCGTACGCGTGCCGCCCGACTGGTCAGTCTGATCGGCGAGGTCGACGAGCAGACCGCGGTCGCCGCGCTGCAGGCGTGTTCCTACGAGGTGAAGACGGCTGTCGTCATGGTCCGCTCCGGCGCTACCGTCGAGGAGGCACGGGAACGGGTCGCTGCTGCGGGCGGACGGCTCGCCGGCGCGATCGGGGTGCCGAGCTCCCGACATCCGGCTCTCGCGGTCTAG